The Schistocerca nitens isolate TAMUIC-IGC-003100 chromosome 7, iqSchNite1.1, whole genome shotgun sequence genome contains a region encoding:
- the LOC126195562 gene encoding neuropeptide FF receptor 2-like, translated as MTENETGYYSQWESTLNESNTSEAITSSPLYLAWWTLSSSSNVTATTLVVNASTPDFSLDEDGNATEGQNCTNDYCIPDIDYWNMVYQHVYPKDYEWILIAMHSLVFVAGLVGNALVCLAVYRNHAMRTVTNYFIVNLAVADFMVILFCLPPTVLWDVTETWFMGTGLCKVVLYLQVRRSFSCSSISTSSTPTSV; from the coding sequence ATGACAGAGAACGAAACAGGCTACTATAGCCAATGGGAGAGCACTTTGAACGAGAGCAATACGTCGGAGGCAATTACGTCATCACCACTGTACCTGGCCTGGTGGACACTGTCATCGTCCTCTAATGTCACAGCGACGACACTGGTGGTCAACGCCTCTACTCCAGACTTCTCTCTGGACGAGGATGGCAACGCCACCGAGGGACAGAACTGCACCAACGACTACTGCATCCCAGACATAGACTACTGGAACATGGTCTACCAGCACGTGTACCCAAAGGACTACGAGTGGATCCTGATCGCGATGCACTCGCTCGTCTTCGTGGCGGGGCTGGTGGGCAACGCGCTCGTGTGCCTCGCGGTGTACCGGAACCACGCCATGCGTACCGTCACCAACTACTTCATCGTGAACCTCGCGGTCGCCGACTTCATGGTGATCCTGTTCTGTCTGCCGCCCACCGTGCTCTGGGACGTCACCGAGACGTGGTTCATGGGGACAGGCCTCTGCAAAGTCGTGCTCTACTTGCAGGTAAGGCgttctttttcctgttccagtatttccaccAGTTCTACTCCTACATCTGTATAA